From Saccharomycodes ludwigii strain NBRC 1722 chromosome IV, whole genome shotgun sequence, one genomic window encodes:
- the CYM1 gene encoding pitrilysin family metalloprotease (similar to Saccharomyces cerevisiae YDR430C | CYM1 | CYtosolic Metalloprotease) — translation MLKFHGGKSLFSSYKNSQANILRKYPVGAIYHGFEIKRILPVPELQLTAIDFEHQKTGAHHLHIDRDDNNNVLSVAFKTNPPNSTGVPHILEHTTLCGSAKYPVRDPFFKMLNRSLSNFMNAMTAHDYTFYPFATTNPKDFSNLRDVYLDATFNPLLKETDFYQEGWRLEHEVTEDRKTPLVFKGVVYNEMKGQVSNASYYFWIKFQEAIYPSLNNSGGDPRKITDLYHHELVDFHHKNYHPSNCKSYTYGNFPVQTTLRALDEKFVVYGKRVKKTSSKDPILLKPIDLPETGIKVKKEGQLDPMLPPDKQLKMSITWICGDPSNIYETFLLKILGNLLFDGQGSPFYQKLVESGLGYEYSVNTGVESTTANNFITIGVQGCNNVERVRKVILETFQTCMKPDTKYLESHKIEAIVNQLELSKKDEKANFGLGLLYSLLPGWVNKTDPFDALLFDEIIEQLRNDFKEHGVKLFQDILTKYVIDKPSFEFVMKGVEDFSEKLEQEELGRLNKKIMKLDEQDKEVIYNRGLLLKKIQSEKEDLSSLPSLQISDISKTGSVYPVHVSTGRNGDNIKVYHRITHTNGISYLSAKKSLNTDIPPDLLEFLPLFTASLTSLGTSKEEFTDIEDKIKFHTGGVSIGVNVHSNPIDCKPELTLNFSGWSLNSKVDHIFDFWSKLLIETDFHKHKEKLKTLIKSLQSNTSGVAESGHLYAGAYASASLSRVKSLEEKLFWTHQSQFINKISHFLDDGVQFDAQVVSKLKLLKKHLINSNGIKLFVVTDDEQQVSRVATDFEKYTVDRLNEHTVPDVGKYNVIENFPVLPSKKKTLINFPFQVHYVARALPGVPYIHKDGPKLQVLSKLLTFKYLHREIREKGGAYGGGATYSGLDGIFSFYSYRDPHPIRSLEIFENCNIESFKWTEQDLNEAKLTIFQSIDAPTAPKAEGSTFFNYGVTDEMKQQRRDRLLDVKLADVFEVGRNYLSNAALVSEAVVGPRGTEKEFNDDKKWDIVEPY, via the coding sequence atgcTAAAGTTTCATGGAGGAAAAAGCTTGTTTTCCAGTTATAAAAATAGCCAAGCAAATATACTAAGGAAATATCCCGTTGGCGCAATATACCATGGATTTGAAATCAAACGTATTTTACCAGTTCCTGAATTGCAATTGACGGCAATAGACTTTGAACACCAAAAAACAGGCGCACACCATTTACACATTGATAGAgatgacaataataatgtgtTAAGTGTTGCCTTTAAGACAAATCCACCAAATTCAACAGGTGTTCCTCACATTTTGGAACATACAACGCTATGTGGATCCGCTAAGTATCCTGTTAGGGAtccatttttcaaaatgttAAACAGGTCATTATCTAATTTTATGAATGCCATGACTGCCCATGATTATACATTTTATCCATTTGCAACTACAAATCCCAAAGATTTTTCCAATCTTAGAGACGTTTATTTGGATGCTACGTTTAATCCATTATTAAAGGAAACAGATTTTTACCAAGAAGGTTGGAGACTAGAACATGAGGTGACTGAAGATCGTAAGACACCCTTGGTGTTCAAAGGTGTTGTGTATAATGAAATGAAGGGACAAGTCTCCAATGCCagctattatttttggattAAATTTCAAGAAGCAATTTATCCatctttaaataattctGGTGGCGATCCAAGAAAAATTACCGACTTGTATCATCATGAACTAGTTGATTTTCACCATAAGAATTATCATCCTTCTAATTGCAAAAGTTATACATACGGCAATTTCCCTGTGCAGACTACATTAAGGGCACTGGACgaaaaatttgttgtttaCGGTAAACGTGTCAAGAAAACTTCTTCCAAGGACCCAATATTGTTAAAACCTATTGATTTACCTGAAACTGgtataaaagtaaaaaaagaaggtcAATTAGATCCAATGTTACCGCCCGATAAACAATTGAAAATGTCAATTACATGGATATGTGGTGATCCTTCCAACATATATGAAACTTTCTTACTAAAAATCCTAGGaaatttattgtttgaTGGCCAAGGTTCTCccttttatcaaaaattagTAGAAAGTGGGTTGGGCTATGAATATTCTGTAAACACAGGTGTAGAGTCCACTACAgccaataattttattacaatCGGTGTCCAAGGTTGTAATAATGTTGAAAGAGTCAGGAAAGTTATTTTGGAAACTTTCCAAACTTGTATGAAACCCGATACTAAATATTTAGAGTCACATAAAATTGAAGCAATTGTAAATCAATTAGAATTATCTAAAAAGGATGAGAAAGCCAATTTTGGTTTGGGACTATTGTATTCTTTATTACCTGGATGGGTCAATAAGACAGATCCATTTGATGCCTTACTATTTGATGAGATTATTGAGCAACTAAGAAATGATTTCAAAGAACATGGTGTTAAATTATTTCAAGATATTTTAACGAAATATGTTATTGACAAACCTTCATTTGAGTTTGTTATGAAAGGCGTGGAAGATTTTAGTGAAAAATTAGAGCAGGAAGAACTTGGTCgtttgaacaaaaaaatcatgAAATTAGATGAACAAGACAAAGAGGTGATTTATAACCGTGGtctattattgaaaaagataCAATCTGAAAAGGAGGATTTGAGCAGTTTGCCATCTTTGCAGATATCTGATATCTCCAAAACTGGTAGTGTTTATCCCGTTCATGTATCAACTGGTAGGAATGGCGACAATATTAAAGTATATCATCGTATTACGCATACTAATGGCATTTCCTATTTAAGTGCTAAAAAATCACTAAATACTGATATTCCACCAGACTTGCTTGAATTCTTGCCATTGTTTACTGCTTCTTTGACTAGTTTGGGAACATCTAAAGAAGAATTTACTGATATCGAGGATAAGATTAAGTTTCATACGGGAGGTGTCTCCATTGGTGTTAATGTTCATAGTAATCCAATAGACTGCAAGCCGGAACTGACATTGAATTTTTCGGGCTGGAGTTTGAATAGTAAAGTTGATCATATTTTTGACTTCTGGTCCAAGTTATTAATTGAAACAGATTTTCACAAACATAAAGAGAAGTTGAAAACTTTGATTAAATCTCTACAATCGAACACTTCAGGTGTTGCAGAAAGTGGACATTTGTATGCCGGTGCTTATGCTAGTGCCTCGTTATCCCGAGTTAAATCTcttgaagaaaaattattttggaCTCATCAATCTCAATTTATCAACAAGATTTCTCACTTTTTAGATGATGGTGTTCAATTTGATGCTCAGGTTGTTTCCAAATTGAAgcttttgaaaaaacatCTCATTAACTCCAATGGCATTAAGTTATTTGTCGTTACTGATGACGAACAGCAAGTATCTCGTGTTGCCAcagattttgaaaaatatacagTTGATCGTCTAAATGAGCACACCGTGCCAGATGTTGGAAAATACAATGTTATTGAAAACTTTCCTGTGTTACcttcaaagaaaaaaactttaatcaATTTCCCCTTCCAAGTGCATTATGTTGCAAGAGCATTGCCTGGTGTTCCATATATCCACAAAGATGGTCCAAAATTACAAGTTTTgtcaaaattattaaccTTTAAATACTTACACAGAGAAATTAGAGAAAAAGGTGGTGCATATGGTGGTGGTGCTACATATAGTGGATTGGATggtatttttagtttttacTCTTACAGGGATCCACATCCAATAAGATCTTTagaaatttttgaaaattgtaACATTGAAAGTTTCAAATGGACTGAGCAAGATCTAAATGAAGCCAAACTAACCATTTTTCAGAGTATTGATGCACCAACTGCTCCTAAAGCGGAGGGTTctacattttttaattatggTGTTACTGATGAGATGAAGCAACAAAGAAGAGATCGCTTGTTAGATGTTAAGTTAGCTGATGTATTTGAAGTTGGGAGAAATTATTTGAGTAACGCTGCTTTGGTTTCTGAAGCTGTAGTAGGGCCTAGAGGAACAGAAAAAGAGtttaatgatgataaaaaatggGATATAGTGGAAccatattaa
- the NPL3 gene encoding mRNA-binding protein NPL3 (similar to Saccharomyces cerevisiae YDR432W | NPL3 | Nuclear Protein Localization), producing the protein MDEQQQPQEQQPQELQPQELQLQEQHQDQPMEPVVKSYYVPQGELSNKRLFVRPFPLDVQENELNEIFAPFGSLKEVKILNGFAFVEFDDPDSASRAIEEVNGKDFANRPLEVNYSRLPIQRFRAILRSLPEGVAWQELKDLARENNLETTFSSVNTHEWDGTGALEFPTEEILSEALEKLNNIEWRGSVITIERDDNPPPIRRSRGGFRGGRGGFGRGGFGGRGGFGRGGFGGRGGFGGRGGFGGRGGFGRGGFGGRGGFGGRGGFGGRGGFGGRGGFSDRGSRGGFGGSYGGRGSFGGRGSYGGRGSGYSGRDNFRSRDHGSYQRERSPGRQ; encoded by the coding sequence ATGGATGAACAACAGCAACCACAAGAACAGCAACCCCAAGAATTGCAACCACAGGAACTGCAGCTACAGGAGCAGCATCAAGACCAGCCAATGGAACCAGTAGTTAAATCTTACTATGTTCCACAAGGTGAGTTATCCaacaaaagattatttGTTAGACCATTTCCATTAGACGTTCAAGAGAACGAGCTAAATGAAATTTTTGCTCCATTTGGTTCTTTAAAAGaagttaaaatattaaatggATTTGCCTTTGTTGAATTCGATGACCCAGACTCTGCTAGTCGTGCCATTGAAGAAGTTAATGGTAAAGATTTTGCTAACCGTCCATTAGAGGTTAACTATTCTAGATTGCCTATTCAAAGATTCAGAGCTATTTTGAGAAGCTTGCCAGAAGGTGTTGCTTGGCAAGAATTAAAGGACTTGGCTCGTGAAAACAACTTGGAAACTACCTTTTCCAGTGTTAATACCCATGAATGGGATGGTACTGGTGCTTTGGAATTTCCAACCGAAGAAATTTTGAGTGAAGctttagaaaaattaaacaatattGAATGGAGAGGCTCTGTTATCACTATTGAAAGAGATGATAATCCACCACCGATCAGGAGATCCAGAGGCGGTTTCCGCGGAGGTCGTGGAGGCTTTGGCCGTGGCGGCTTTGGCGGTAGAGGAGGCTTTGGCCGTGGCGGCTTCGGCGGTAGAGGAGGCTTTGGAGGTCGTGGCGGCTTTGGCGGTAGAGGAGGCTTTGGTCGTGGCGGCTTCGGCGGTAGAGGAGGCTTTGGAGGTCGTGGTGGTTTTGGAGGCCGTGGCGGTTTTGGAGGTCGTGGTGGATTTAGTGATAGAGGTTCCAGAGGTGGTTTTGGAGGTAGTTATGGAGGCCGTGGCAGTTTTGGTGGAAGAGGTAGTTACGGTGGTCGTGGCAGCGGCTACAGTGGCAGAGATAATTTCAGATCCAGAGATCATGGTTCTTATCAACGTGAAAGATCTCCAGGTAGACAAtga